Part of the Halorubrum lacusprofundi ATCC 49239 genome, GCCCAGATTAGTTGAGAATTATAATTTCGGGAAGCCGGAGTATGAACAGCCTCGAAGCGCGCCGGAGCAGCTCCCGTCGCATTTGGTGATGATGGTGAACGAGATCGCGGACGCAGACACGTTCTTTGGGTTGTTACTGGATCCCTTGAACAAGACGGTGGTGTCGGGGCATGTTCTCCAGGTATCTGTTGTACAGGCAACGCAAGTCACTGAGGAAGGCCGGTCGCTTCGTTTGTGGAATCAATCCGAGATTGACCGCATGACCAGTATTGTGAAAGAACACGAAGGCCGGGTTCGGAATGCGTTCATCGATCCATATGAGGGGCAATCAGATCACTGGGTGGACGACCGTGACTACGATCATCCCTCGCTCCGATTCGATCTTCCGAAAAGTATTGAAAACCAATTGTGAAAATAGTTCTCTGTTTTCTAATCTACAGGGATTGAAGCGAGTACACAGATTATTTCTATTGAATATGTTCTGTGTGGTGTAGCTACTGATTCTACTTCGCCTATCCCGCATTTTTGTTCTTTTCTGACTTGCTCACCTACTCCACCTATTTCACCTATTATGTCTATTGCGACTGTTTCAGTGACTTTGTCTATTGTTCTTCAGTTCACTGAATCCCTCCGCCCTACTTCTGCTATCTTTTCACAAGGAGAGAATCCCGCCGTTTACGGCGGGCGTGGATCCGACACTTGCTGACCAGTCCACCGATGACACTCTGGCCGGATATTCCACGGTAATCCACAACTATTAAGTAACTGGTTCTACATAGGCTATGTATGGCGAATCTCACCGTCACGCGCACCTACGTTGGTTCTATCCAGAACCACCAACAGATCTGTGATGGTCTGGATTCGCTCGGGGATTCCGCCTCGAAAATCTGGAACGTCGCACGATGGACAGCCGACCGTATCTGGGACGCAACCGGTGAGATCCCGAACGGTAGTGTTCTGAAATCGTGTATGAAGAATCAGTCGTGCTGGAAAGATTTGAACGCGCAATCCAGTCAGAAAGTCATTGAAGAACTTTCTGACGCTTTCCAGTCGTGGTTCGACTTACGGCACAAGTCCAGTGAGGCGAATCCGCCCGGCTACCGCAAACACGGTGACACCCGACCGCGTTCCACGGTGACATTCAAAGAAGACGGATTCAAACACGACCCCGAGAACAACCGCGTCCGGCTCTCGAAAGGCTCGAACCTGAAAGAATACTGGTCGGACTTCCTGCTCTGCGAGTACCAGACGCGCCCTGACATTGACCTCTCTGAAGTCAACCGAGTGCAGAACGTTCGCGCCGTCTGGAACGGCGACGAGTGGGAACTGCACTTCGTCTGCAAAGTCGAACTCGAAACGAACGACTCCGCAGGCGACGAAGTGGCGGGGATTGACCTTGGCATCAAGAACATCGCCACGGTCGCGTTCCCGGACGAATACGTTCTCTACCCCGGTAACTCGCTCAAAGAAGACAAGCACTACTTCAAACGAGCCGAGTACGACACCGAAGGTGAGAACGGCCCCTCGGAGAAGTCGATGTGGGCGCGTCGGAAACTCGCTGACCGCGAAACACACTTCTACCACGTCCTCTCAGACACCATAATTACGGAGTGTGTCGAACGCGGTGTTGGTACACTCGCGGTGAGTTGGCCTGAAGAGGTGCGAGAGTCCGACTGGGGCAAAACTGGGAACAAGAAGTTACACTCGTGGGCGTTCGACCGCATCTACCAGTACCTCGCGTACAAAGGCGAGATTCGTGGTGTCGAGGTGTTGAAGGAGAACGAGTGGAACACCTCAAAGACCTGCTCGAACTGTGGTGACGACACGAAGGAGAACCGTGTCGAGCGTGGGTTGTACGTCTGCTCGTCGTGCGGTTTGGTTGGGAACGCGGATTGCAACGGGGCGGAGAACATGCGGCAGAAGATAACTCCGAGTCCTCACGGTGAGGATAGGAGTAACGGCTGTGTGGCACAGCCATCGACATACTTGTTCGACCGCGAGAGCGGGACGTTTCACACGAGAGAACAAGCCGTGTCGTAGACCAGCAAATATCCCACCTGCGGTACGGGAAGCCCCGGCGTTCACGCCGGGGAGGATGTCACTCATACTGCGGCGTAGACGTGCTGACGCCGGCGACACCGTGCAGAGGCACGCGATTGTGATCCCGCATTCCGACTTGGCATCGATGCGGTCATGGTTGGGTTGTCGCCGGCACGTTACTACCACAACCAGTTTGAGAGCCGCCGCTCGTGGAGATCGCGAATAACCCTGACCGGAAACAGTGAGACGCTACGCGTCGAGCAGCTGGTCGCGAGCTCGCTTCAACTCCGACACCTCGTGTGCAGGTGGCGTCTCGACACGTCCGCCGGCGACGACCACCGACTCGTCCTCATCTCCGGGCGGCAACCGGGCGGTCTCGAACTCCGAGTCTGCAGTCGTGACGCCATACCGCTCGGCGAGGCGTTTCCGCCACGCGTACAGACTGGTCCCCCGTGCGTTCTCCAACTGGGTCTCCCAACGGTCGCACGCGATCGCGTAGCCCTCGGTGGCGGGACGGTCCTCGCGTCGGAAGCGGACGGCGGCGCCGACGCCGGCGGGCTTGTCGTGTTGGTGCGGGATGTTCGGCGGTCCTTGTAGTGCGTGCTCGCGGTGGAGATCCGGACGTCGGTCGCACCCCAGCGTTCGAGCTCGTCGACGATCGACTCGAACGATTCCTTGCGCGTGAGCGAGATGTTGCCTGGGTAGGGCTCACGCTCACCGGCGGGCGTGCGGGGATACCCGTCGGGCCACTGCAGTTGGGGCGCGCGCCGTTCAGCCGTGTTCATCAACCTCCTCGCAGACAACCTCGCGGAGTTCGTCGAGCAGGTCTGGGTGGTACTTTTTGAGGATCTCCACGTCACTTTCGAGCTCTTCCTGAATCCGCCCTCGGACCCGGGAAGTTGCTTGATACTTTCGAGAGTCTCCATGCTCGCCTGCGATCTGCTCGCGCTCCGTCTCTGTGAGGAGCGCGCGAGTCTTCGCCATACCTCGTGTTCCAGGCCTTTCCATTGTAGTATTTGCTAACCCCTACAGGACATTGCTTAGCGTATCTACTAATAGTTAGCGCAAATGCTAACCTATAAGTGGTTAGCAAATATACTAACTAGTAGGAAGCGCGGGACGCGGTCAGAAACGGTCTGGCCGCCGGCGCGACAACGCCGACGACCGCGCTGTCCACTAACGACAGCATGAACGATCACCACTCACGCGCTGATAAGCGCACCGACACGGAACAGATTACTGACCTACGTGACCTCCGGCGGGGCGACTGCGTCCTGTTCGGCGACCGCACTCGCCCGCTGACGGTCGTCGGCCTCGGGGAGCGTCACCAACAGCTGGGCGAGCAGGAACTCGTTACGCCGCTCGTCCGCGTCCGCGGCGAGTGGGACGGTGCCGTCGACGTCGTGCTCACACCCGTTTGCAAGCGCCTCGGTGAGGACCACGCATCGGTCGTCCTCGAAGAGCGCGAGCAGATCATCGCGTGTGAGGGCGGCAACCTCTCGAAGGGCCGAGAGGTGGACGTCGAGCGCGTCGACGCGAGTGCGAATGAGTCCGCGGTCTGTGAGGCGAGCGCCTGATGCCGCACCCAACCGACAAGCGCGCGTGTGAACGTGCCGACCGGCGTGTTCGCGAGCAGCGCGAGCGCCGTGACGACCTCGTCGACGGCGACCTTGCGAGTTCGTACGAGGTGGCTGCTGATGAGTAGCGCCGGCGACGCGGCGACTGGTCCGGGCACGTTCGACGAGCGCGCCGCCCGCGCCCTCACGAAGCCAATGACGGTCGTCGATTGTGTCGAGGCGGACTACGTCGAACTCACCGTGACGCGCGGGAGCAGCCACCCGCAGACGCCCGATTTCGGCGCCGAGATGGTGTCGACTATCGAGATGTTGACGAGTGGCAACCGATGGACACTTGAACCGGACGCGTCAATCGATCGACCAGTAGGCCATAGTGGCGACCCGATGACTGACGACGACAACGCGCACGCGAACGCCGTGGCCGCACAGCTGCGGCTCGCCGAGGAGAACGGTACGCTGCCCGAGGGTCTCGAAGTGGAGGACGTCGGCGACGGGGACGAGGAGGCAGTCGATGGGGAGTGACCTCCCGACGATCGAGTTCGTCGGCGCCGACGGCATCCGTCGTGAGCACGACTACCAGCGCGCCCCGCATGCGCCCTGGAACGCGCTCCTCGTCGAGCGCGAATCGGTGGACGGCGAGATGCGCTACGTCGGGACCGAGCGCCTACGCGAGCTCCGCGTCGACGGCGAGCCCGTCACGGCCGTGACGCTGGCCGACGCCGATCTGAATCACCTCTAACAGACCGAGAGAGCTAGGCGTCGAGGGCGAATTTTACCTCCGTCCAGACAGCTCAGCAACGTCTGCTGTGAGCCTCCAGCTCGATGCGACTGGGCGATCGGTGTGTCTGCACCATCCAGCCACACCCCACCCACCGCTCCGTGCTTGCTCCCAACGGTCGCTGCGCGCACAGCCACAATCGAGATCACCACAGACAGATACGGTAGCAGATCCCATCTTTTCCTGTTTCCTAACGCCCTCCGCCAGATACTGCGGCTTGTCGATCGGCCGTCCCCTCTCAGTGGCGACATGAGAACGCGAACAGCTGCAGGGACACGTCGCCACCAACGGCTTGTCGACCGGGCCGCATAGATCGCTTGTTCCGAACATGGGTGGCCATTCTTCTTGGGTGAACAGACCGTTCAGGTCCGAGAGCCAACATGGTTTCTACGAGATGACGCGTTCTGCGGTCAAATCCCACTACACCGATTTCCGGGCGGACCCGATCGATCTCCTCATCCAGCCCGGCTGTACCATCAACGCAATCCGGATCGCCGGCCGGCGGTCACGGTGAGCTTGTGAGTGGGATCTCGGGTGACCGCGTCACCCGGTGGATCGACGTGGGCTACCCCAAGGACCGCGATCGCGCCGAAGAGCAACTCAACGAACTACCGGCAAGCTCTGACGCCGATGAAGAAGAGAATTCCGTAGAAGCAGACGAGGTGACTGTCGACTCGTAGCGACAATCTCGGTACCTCATCACTGGGACGGAGACACACCACTTTTGCAAGTGAAGCGCGGTCATGCGACGCCCCCATCGGCGTGGCCTGTCGAATCAAGTAATATCGTTCATCAACCCAATCTCGCGAATCGTTTCGATCTCGGGTGAAAGTCGAAGCACGTCAGACATCGCTTCGATCGCGCTCGTGAACGGAACGTTCAGTTCGTAGCTGTAGTAGTTCCCGCGAGAGCCGCTCCGGTTCTCGGAAGCAGAGAGTATTCCCAACATCCGCAGGTCCGCGAGGTGGTTGTGTACCGATCGCTGTGCAAGTGTGTCTGTCCCGGCGGACTCACAGAGGGATGCGTATTCGTCGTATACGGCCCGAGTTCGACACGGCGTTTCTTGTTTGGCGGTTTTCGACACGACAGCAAGCAACGCCAGTCGTCCGTGTGTCGTCAGCTCTCGCATTCCCTCTTCGACTCGTTCGCGTTCAAGTCTCGATCGCGCCTGTTCCGCGTGTTCCAACTCGATGCACGTTGCGTCTTCGCTCTCAGCGACTTCTCCGGCCAGCCGAAGCAGATCGAGCGCCTGCCGCGCGCTTCCGCTATCGCGAGCGGCGAGCGCGGCACAGAATCCCAAGACACCGTCAGCAACTGACCCCTCACGGATCGCGACATCTGCCCGGCTCTGAAGAATATTTTCCAACTCAGGCGCATCGTACGGGGGGAACTGTAGCTCGCGTTCACACAGCGTGTCTTGGACGCGAGGATCTAACTCGTCGCGAAATTTGAAGTCGTTGCTGATTCCGAGAACACCGATCTTCGTCTCTTCGAGATTGTCGTGTGCTCGCGCTCGTGGGAGTTCATAGAGCAGCTCGTCCCGCTTACCGATGGAGTCGATCTCGTCTAACACGAGGAGGACCGTTCCGCCGATCGCCTCGAGTTCATCGAACAACTTGTTGAACACCGTTTGTTGCGGGTAACCGGTTGAACTGATCTCGTTGCCTGGTTGTCTAAGTTTGTTCACGAGTTCGACAGCGACTTGATACGATGAATTGAGCGTCTTGCAATTGAGGAAAATGACCGAGAGCTCGATATCGTCGTACGCTGTAACGTCTGATTGAAGCTGATCGAGGAGGAACTCCGTCACCGCCGTTTTTCCCACACCTGTGTTGCCGTATACGAACACGTTGTTCGGTTCCCAACCGTCGATGATCGGTTGAAGAGCATGCATGTACTCCTCAATCTCTTCATCCCGCTCTTCGATCTGATCGGGCTGGTAAGACTCGCCGAGGGCGTCTTTGTTGGCGAAAACGTTCTGTTTCCGCTCAAACCGTCGCATACCTACACATCCTCACAGTAGTATATAAAACCACATATTCATGTGTTACAACTGAACGTCATGACCCGTTATCTTCCTCATTCAGACACACCACCTTTGCAAGTGAAAGGGGTGACAGAAGTAACGCAAGTCTCTCGTCTGGTGGTGATTTTCTGTTCTGTACCATATCGTATACGACACCAGATCACGGCTAGTGAATGTGACACCCCACCGTTGCAAGTGAAGCATGAACGACACGGATAAGTAAAGCGGATCCAGTAATGTGGGTTAGTTACAATAGTTCAAACAGTGTCCCACACCACAGCTGCTGCTGTCTTCACTCGCAGGGGTGCTGTGTGACTAACACGAAAGAATCTGAACAGTGGAGAGGAGGAACATCAGATAGTGATAGGAACGACAATTCATCGGGGACCATTCATCCGGACTTCACTCGCAAGAGTGGTGTGTGTCTGGTCCACTCCTTCGAGGGGTATCGCGCTAAAGAGGCACTTG contains:
- a CDS encoding RNA-guided endonuclease InsQ/TnpB family protein; the protein is MANLTVTRTYVGSIQNHQQICDGLDSLGDSASKIWNVARWTADRIWDATGEIPNGSVLKSCMKNQSCWKDLNAQSSQKVIEELSDAFQSWFDLRHKSSEANPPGYRKHGDTRPRSTVTFKEDGFKHDPENNRVRLSKGSNLKEYWSDFLLCEYQTRPDIDLSEVNRVQNVRAVWNGDEWELHFVCKVELETNDSAGDEVAGIDLGIKNIATVAFPDEYVLYPGNSLKEDKHYFKRAEYDTEGENGPSEKSMWARRKLADRETHFYHVLSDTIITECVERGVGTLAVSWPEEVRESDWGKTGNKKLHSWAFDRIYQYLAYKGEIRGVEVLKENEWNTSKTCSNCGDDTKENRVERGLYVCSSCGLVGNADCNGAENMRQKITPSPHGEDRSNGCVAQPSTYLFDRESGTFHTREQAVS
- a CDS encoding orc1/cdc6 family replication initiation protein, which codes for MRRFERKQNVFANKDALGESYQPDQIEERDEEIEEYMHALQPIIDGWEPNNVFVYGNTGVGKTAVTEFLLDQLQSDVTAYDDIELSVIFLNCKTLNSSYQVAVELVNKLRQPGNEISSTGYPQQTVFNKLFDELEAIGGTVLLVLDEIDSIGKRDELLYELPRARAHDNLEETKIGVLGISNDFKFRDELDPRVQDTLCERELQFPPYDAPELENILQSRADVAIREGSVADGVLGFCAALAARDSGSARQALDLLRLAGEVAESEDATCIELEHAEQARSRLERERVEEGMRELTTHGRLALLAVVSKTAKQETPCRTRAVYDEYASLCESAGTDTLAQRSVHNHLADLRMLGILSASENRSGSRGNYYSYELNVPFTSAIEAMSDVLRLSPEIETIREIGLMNDIT